The following proteins come from a genomic window of Oricola thermophila:
- a CDS encoding GumC family protein translates to MSRVESRMQDADIDIGRLFGAVWRNRLRILGGAIVLTGLAFALISIVTPQFKSDARILIESSESIFTRPQSSGQSQESDSSLLDREGVTSQVEILTSSDLLIQVARDLKLGESPEFDETVEVSSLKSGLISLGLVGDPALVSSEKRILDNVRKRLEVYPIANSRVIVISFRSSDRELAARFPNALAEAYLALQSKAQLESTGKAASYLADEIADLQESVRKAEAAVAQFRASSDLLLGQNNSNLATQQLAELSTELSRVRAERSSAEARANNIEVALERGASIDTIPEVVDSQLIARLREREISLNAEIADLSATLLPGHPRIKGLRSQLQDLSRQIDEEAQKVLVGIRSAAEIARAREEELMERVAELKAAAATANEREVQLRALEREAESQRALLESYLVRYREAASRDEGQYAPAKARLISRAIVPVEPSFPKMIPLLGAAFFVSTIILMLSALMRELFSGRALVPASAMPAMAYPEAAMPPAMEAPAVVMPAVHAGGDKDPMANDESAKAAANDNYGVDAVLRRLVDSGVTRAVVLSPEGDAGTAASVALARALAGEGLRSVLVDLTDDGAASRRMLEDPDCPGITDLLSSSSSYADVIYSDVVTTAHVIPTGIAGFERASRTMDRLSIILDSLVSAYDIVVVECGPRNARELDRVVGDGSRIVLSVVDPKSQAVVEAAEDLVDAGYEDFTLISASAADRIEVEPPARSANAR, encoded by the coding sequence ATGTCGCGAGTAGAGTCGAGAATGCAGGACGCCGATATCGATATCGGCAGGCTATTCGGGGCGGTGTGGCGCAACCGGTTGCGGATACTTGGCGGCGCGATCGTGCTTACGGGGCTCGCGTTTGCGCTGATCAGCATCGTGACGCCGCAGTTCAAGTCCGACGCTCGCATCCTTATCGAATCGAGCGAATCCATCTTTACGCGACCGCAATCGTCCGGGCAGTCTCAGGAATCGGACTCATCGTTGCTTGACCGCGAGGGTGTTACGAGCCAAGTCGAGATTCTGACTTCAAGCGATCTGTTGATCCAGGTGGCCCGGGATCTGAAGCTGGGAGAGAGCCCGGAGTTCGATGAAACCGTAGAGGTTTCAAGCCTGAAGTCTGGGCTTATCTCTTTAGGGTTGGTCGGCGACCCGGCGCTCGTGTCATCCGAGAAGCGCATACTCGACAATGTGCGCAAGCGGTTGGAAGTCTACCCGATTGCGAATTCTCGTGTCATTGTCATCTCGTTCCGCTCCAGCGACCGGGAGCTGGCGGCACGTTTTCCGAATGCGCTTGCCGAGGCGTATCTGGCGCTTCAGAGCAAGGCGCAGCTTGAGAGCACGGGCAAGGCCGCATCCTATCTGGCCGACGAAATCGCAGATCTTCAGGAAAGCGTGAGAAAGGCGGAGGCTGCCGTTGCGCAATTCCGCGCGTCTTCCGATCTCCTGCTGGGCCAAAACAATTCCAATCTCGCCACCCAGCAACTTGCCGAACTGTCTACGGAACTGTCCAGGGTGCGTGCCGAGCGGTCGAGCGCCGAGGCTCGTGCGAACAACATCGAGGTGGCACTTGAGCGCGGTGCCTCGATAGACACCATCCCCGAAGTCGTGGATTCCCAGCTGATCGCCCGCCTTCGTGAACGGGAGATATCGCTCAACGCGGAAATTGCCGACCTGTCGGCGACCCTGCTCCCTGGACATCCCCGCATCAAGGGGCTGCGCTCCCAGCTGCAGGACCTGTCGCGCCAGATAGACGAGGAAGCGCAAAAGGTTCTGGTGGGTATCCGAAGCGCCGCCGAAATCGCTCGTGCCCGGGAGGAGGAGTTGATGGAACGCGTGGCCGAACTGAAGGCGGCTGCGGCTACCGCCAACGAGCGCGAAGTTCAGTTGCGCGCACTCGAACGTGAAGCGGAATCCCAGCGCGCGTTGCTTGAAAGCTATCTGGTCCGATATCGCGAGGCTGCGTCGCGGGACGAGGGGCAGTACGCCCCGGCCAAGGCGCGCCTGATCTCTCGCGCGATCGTCCCAGTGGAGCCCTCGTTTCCGAAGATGATCCCGCTGCTTGGCGCCGCATTCTTCGTTTCAACGATCATTCTGATGTTGTCCGCATTGATGCGTGAACTGTTTTCGGGACGTGCGCTAGTTCCCGCAAGCGCGATGCCGGCCATGGCGTATCCGGAAGCCGCAATGCCGCCAGCCATGGAGGCTCCGGCCGTGGTCATGCCCGCCGTCCATGCCGGCGGGGATAAAGATCCTATGGCAAACGATGAATCCGCGAAGGCGGCTGCCAACGACAATTACGGTGTCGACGCCGTACTTCGCCGCCTGGTCGATAGCGGTGTCACGCGCGCTGTCGTGTTGTCGCCCGAGGGCGATGCGGGTACTGCTGCATCCGTTGCGTTGGCGCGCGCGCTTGCTGGCGAGGGGCTTCGGTCTGTGCTCGTGGACCTGACGGATGACGGTGCCGCGTCCCGTCGGATGCTGGAGGATCCGGATTGTCCCGGGATCACCGACCTGCTTTCATCCTCCTCGTCCTATGCGGATGTCATCTATTCCGATGTCGTCACCACCGCACACGTCATTCCAACGGGCATCGCCGGCTTCGAGCGCGCCTCGCGGACCATGGACAGGTTGTCGATCATCCTCGACTCGCTCGTTTCCGCCTATGACATCGTCGTTGTCGAATGCGGTCCGCGCAACGCCCGGGAGCTGGACCGAGTTGTCGGGGACGGCAGCCGGATCGTGCTCTCGGTCGTCGATCCGAAATCGCAGGCTGTCGTTGAGGCAGCAGAAGATCTGGTTGATGCCGGGTACGAGGATTTCACGTTGATCAGTGCGTCGGCCGCCGACCGGATCGAGGTCGAACCGCCGGCGCGCAGTGCCAATGCACGCTGA
- a CDS encoding MerR family transcriptional regulator yields MEKSPDAFRTISEVAEELDLPQHVLRFWETRFSQIKPMKRGGGRRYYRPNDVDMLRGIKHLLYEEGYTIKGVQKILRENGVHFAIAIGTGDMSAFEELTRKNAEAARAAEQEKSKRTARQAATADAEQDMVVGQAKARGKGIFGFGGKEAEEGDNSGKPGLSRENRALLQEALFDLLECKRLLDQAR; encoded by the coding sequence ATGGAAAAAAGCCCTGATGCCTTTCGCACGATAAGCGAGGTTGCCGAAGAGCTGGATCTTCCGCAGCATGTCCTGCGTTTTTGGGAAACGCGGTTCTCCCAGATCAAGCCAATGAAAAGGGGCGGCGGCCGGCGATACTACCGGCCCAACGATGTCGACATGCTGCGCGGCATCAAGCATCTGCTCTATGAGGAAGGCTACACGATCAAGGGTGTACAAAAGATTCTGCGGGAAAACGGGGTGCATTTCGCCATTGCGATTGGCACCGGCGACATGTCGGCCTTCGAGGAACTGACCCGGAAGAACGCGGAGGCCGCGAGGGCCGCGGAGCAGGAAAAATCGAAGCGGACGGCGCGTCAGGCTGCGACAGCGGATGCTGAGCAGGACATGGTCGTCGGTCAGGCGAAAGCTCGTGGCAAGGGAATATTCGGTTTCGGTGGCAAGGAAGCCGAGGAAGGTGACAATTCGGGCAAGCCTGGCCTGTCGCGGGAGAACCGAGCATTGCTACAGGAGGCCCTGTTCGATCTTCTGGAATGCAAGCGGCTTCTTGATCAGGCGCGGTAA
- a CDS encoding polysaccharide deacetylase family protein, which yields MNGARYSGLAAALSPLLKGMGAVLMLHHVRPNEGGAGLNRLLHVEPEFLDELLDSLKRGGARFVSMDEVAERLRAGHTDEFFLSVTLDDGCRDNLVHAAPVFRAHEVPFTIYVSPGLTDGDADLWWELLERIVEENDEVAFDTAEGRRVLSCRTVAEKHRAYAALMKHALTEIDEDAQRALTRQLCEEYGIDRDAHRRNGLMAWHELQRIQAEPLGDIGAHTMGHYQLRRLDRERAEREIVRSRDVLAERLGTRPRHLAYPYGGPRAAGAREAEIARAAGFDTAVTTRHGMLMPAHARHMHALPRISVNGNYQRVAYVETMLTGITVPAANLGRRFITV from the coding sequence ATGAACGGCGCCCGCTACAGCGGGCTCGCCGCGGCGCTGAGTCCGTTGCTGAAAGGCATGGGCGCGGTGCTGATGCTGCATCACGTGCGCCCGAACGAGGGGGGCGCCGGCCTCAACCGGCTGTTGCATGTCGAGCCGGAGTTCCTCGACGAGCTGCTCGATTCGCTGAAGCGCGGCGGCGCGCGCTTCGTCTCCATGGACGAGGTCGCCGAGCGGTTGAGGGCGGGGCACACGGACGAGTTCTTCCTGTCCGTGACCCTGGACGATGGCTGCCGCGACAACCTGGTCCATGCCGCGCCGGTGTTCCGCGCGCACGAGGTGCCGTTCACCATCTATGTAAGCCCCGGCCTGACGGATGGCGATGCGGATCTGTGGTGGGAACTGCTGGAACGGATCGTCGAGGAAAACGACGAGGTCGCCTTCGACACGGCGGAGGGGCGCAGGGTTCTTTCCTGCCGGACGGTCGCGGAAAAGCACCGGGCCTATGCGGCGCTGATGAAGCACGCTCTGACCGAAATCGATGAGGACGCGCAGCGCGCGCTGACCCGGCAGCTCTGCGAGGAATACGGCATCGACCGCGATGCCCACCGGCGCAACGGGCTGATGGCCTGGCACGAGCTGCAGCGCATCCAGGCCGAGCCGCTGGGCGATATCGGCGCCCACACGATGGGCCACTACCAGCTCCGCCGGCTCGACCGCGAGCGCGCCGAGCGGGAGATCGTCCGCTCACGCGACGTGCTGGCCGAACGGCTCGGCACCCGGCCCCGCCACCTGGCCTATCCCTATGGCGGGCCGAGGGCGGCCGGTGCCCGGGAGGCGGAGATCGCCCGCGCGGCCGGTTTCGACACCGCCGTGACGACCCGCCACGGAATGCTGATGCCGGCCCATGCCCGCCACATGCATGCGCTGCCGCGCATCTCGGTCAACGGCAACTACCAGCGCGTGGCCTATGTCGAGACCATGCTGACCGGCATCACCGTCCCGGCGGCCAATCTCGGCCGCAGGTTCATCACCGTGTAG
- a CDS encoding undecaprenyl-phosphate glucose phosphotransferase, with product MKNFDPHSEKASPAPEESDAGDKPPVQESRLDSLVDRIAGELRTDTISPVMVRGWLRIGEFLGLAAIATIIMLAYPQTEANLQYALAITGGSLLYIILAEIADAYELRALRRPLRWFPRIALAWASTFALLALIGFLLKVSGDFSRLWSGSWFIGGMFFLLATRLLLALRIRDWTRSGKLERRAVIVGGGRPAERLIRALEKQRDNDIRICGIFDDRDDERSPPIVAGYPKLGNVEELVAFSRKARIDMLIVSLPLDAEDRVLMMLKKLWVLPVDIRLSAHSNKLRFRHRTYSFIGSVPMLDLADKPIRDWDSVAKRSFDVVFSLLGIVAFSPVMLVTAIAIKLDSRGPVIFRQKRYGFNNDEIWVYKFRSMYTDQCDPSARAMVTKGDPRVTRVGRIIRKTSIDELPQFFNVLRGELSLVGPRPHAITAQAANRLYNEVVDGYFARHRVKPGVTGWAQINGWRGETDTDDKIRKRTEFDLYYIENWSVLFDLKILFLTPIRLFNTDNAY from the coding sequence ATGAAAAATTTCGATCCGCATTCGGAAAAGGCTTCGCCGGCGCCTGAAGAAAGCGATGCCGGCGACAAGCCACCAGTCCAGGAGAGCCGGCTCGATTCCCTGGTCGACCGCATCGCAGGCGAATTGCGCACGGATACGATTTCGCCGGTCATGGTCCGTGGGTGGCTTCGGATCGGGGAATTCCTCGGGCTCGCAGCCATCGCCACGATCATCATGCTGGCCTACCCCCAAACGGAAGCGAATCTGCAATACGCGCTCGCCATAACCGGCGGAAGCCTACTCTACATAATCCTCGCCGAGATCGCGGACGCCTATGAACTGCGCGCATTGCGACGCCCGCTTCGCTGGTTTCCCCGCATCGCCCTTGCCTGGGCGTCCACATTCGCATTGCTGGCATTGATCGGATTCCTGTTGAAGGTTTCCGGCGATTTCAGCCGCCTGTGGAGCGGCTCGTGGTTCATCGGCGGAATGTTCTTCCTGCTTGCGACCAGATTGTTGTTGGCACTGCGCATACGCGACTGGACGCGCAGCGGAAAACTGGAACGCCGTGCCGTGATCGTCGGCGGAGGCAGGCCGGCGGAAAGACTTATCCGCGCGCTGGAAAAACAGCGCGACAACGACATCCGCATTTGCGGGATATTCGACGATCGCGATGACGAACGCTCACCGCCGATCGTTGCCGGCTATCCCAAGCTCGGCAACGTCGAGGAACTGGTCGCTTTCTCGCGCAAGGCGCGTATCGACATGCTGATCGTTTCGCTACCGCTGGATGCCGAGGATCGCGTGCTCATGATGCTGAAGAAGCTGTGGGTGCTGCCGGTCGACATCCGCCTTTCGGCTCATTCCAACAAGCTGCGATTCCGCCATCGCACCTATTCCTTCATAGGATCGGTGCCGATGCTCGATCTTGCCGACAAGCCTATTCGCGACTGGGATTCGGTTGCCAAGCGGAGCTTCGATGTCGTGTTTTCACTTCTCGGCATTGTCGCGTTCTCGCCGGTCATGTTGGTGACGGCGATCGCGATCAAGCTCGACAGCAGAGGCCCGGTCATCTTCAGGCAGAAGCGATACGGCTTCAACAACGACGAGATCTGGGTCTACAAGTTCCGCTCCATGTACACGGACCAGTGCGATCCAAGCGCGCGCGCCATGGTCACCAAGGGCGATCCGCGAGTGACTCGCGTCGGTCGCATCATCCGAAAGACTTCCATCGACGAGTTGCCACAGTTCTTCAACGTGCTCCGCGGAGAACTTTCACTCGTCGGGCCCCGCCCGCACGCAATCACCGCCCAAGCCGCAAACCGCCTATACAACGAAGTCGTGGACGGATATTTCGCGCGTCATCGGGTCAAGCCCGGCGTTACCGGCTGGGCACAGATCAACGGATGGCGTGGCGAGACCGACACCGATGACAAGATCCGCAAGCGTACCGAGTTCGATCTCTACTACATCGAAAACTGGTCGGTCCTGTTCGACCTCAAGATTCTTTTCCTCACTCCGATTCGGCTGTTCAATACGGACAACGCATATTGA
- a CDS encoding polysaccharide biosynthesis/export family protein — MNCFRRDLLAFAAGALSAAMLTGCAGYRPPPAAFHEAINQPYMLGAGDKVRVTVFGQSDLSNTYSVDQSGYIAFPLIGAVAARGRTVQELEGAIAEQLRNGYLRDPDVSVEVDQYRSIFVMGEVGAAGQYPYTPGMTVQNAIATAGGFTARAKQSNVDITRQISGNVMTGSVPLSDPVLPGDTIFVRERLF, encoded by the coding sequence ATGAACTGTTTCAGGCGCGATCTGCTCGCTTTTGCAGCGGGCGCCCTGTCGGCGGCAATGTTGACCGGCTGCGCCGGTTACCGCCCCCCGCCTGCGGCGTTTCACGAAGCGATCAATCAACCCTACATGCTTGGCGCCGGTGACAAGGTCCGCGTGACCGTTTTCGGCCAGAGCGATCTCAGCAACACCTATTCCGTCGACCAATCCGGCTATATCGCCTTCCCGCTTATCGGAGCCGTGGCGGCGCGCGGACGGACTGTGCAGGAACTCGAGGGCGCCATCGCCGAACAGTTGCGCAACGGATACCTGCGAGATCCTGACGTGTCCGTGGAAGTCGACCAGTACCGCTCCATCTTCGTCATGGGCGAAGTTGGCGCGGCAGGCCAGTATCCGTACACGCCCGGGATGACCGTACAGAACGCAATCGCCACCGCCGGCGGGTTTACCGCACGCGCCAAGCAGTCGAATGTGGACATCACGCGACAGATCAGCGGCAATGTCATGACCGGAAGCGTTCCGCTCAGCGACCCGGTACTGCCTGGCGATACGATTTTCGTGCGCGAACGCCTGTTCTAG
- a CDS encoding OsmC family protein, giving the protein MLEYSVETSRVDARGSVARTKDAEIVLDTGVDGRADAFNPAELLLAALSACMIKGIERIAPVNRFEYRGVEVRLKGKRQDSPPFMAEITYELIIDTDEDDRRLELMHKNVRKYGTIYNTVAAATKLEGTIRRKDG; this is encoded by the coding sequence ATGCTCGAATATTCCGTCGAAACCAGCCGCGTCGACGCGCGCGGCAGCGTTGCGAGGACCAAGGACGCGGAGATCGTGCTCGACACCGGCGTCGACGGCCGGGCCGATGCGTTCAACCCGGCGGAGCTTCTTCTCGCCGCGCTCTCGGCCTGCATGATCAAGGGGATCGAGCGCATCGCGCCGGTCAACAGGTTCGAATATCGCGGCGTCGAGGTACGGCTCAAGGGCAAGCGCCAGGACTCGCCGCCCTTCATGGCCGAGATCACCTACGAGCTGATCATCGACACCGACGAGGACGACCGGCGGCTGGAGCTGATGCACAAGAACGTGCGCAAGTACGGCACCATCTACAACACCGTCGCCGCCGCCACGAAGCTGGAAGGCACCATCCGCCGCAAGGACGGGTGA
- a CDS encoding COX15/CtaA family protein: MTMTSTDAAATGHPKPPAALETELRHRAQVRGWLYVMLAVLIALVIVGGATRLTDSGLSITEWKPIHGVIPPIGEEQWQEEFAKYRQIPEYELVNKGMSLAEFKAIFWWEWAHRLLARGVGLVFALPLAFFWATGRLDPRLKLPLTGILALGGLQGFIGWWMVSSGLTERVDVSHYRLAVHLMMASFIFAACMWVARGIAPHGADLKPTARSDRVAGLLVLLVFVQIYLGALVAGLDAGLVFNEWPTMDNGFFPASQWDAALGWRNVLDTPAVVQFVHRTFAYVVWLAALAHAVAAWRWAPGSTHARRAVLLLVLVTMQAVLGIVTLLTYVPMGWALLHQAMALVVLGFAVAHWRGLKGPLPLSDGTPHRLEMVGVRD, from the coding sequence ATGACCATGACCTCTACCGATGCGGCCGCCACCGGCCACCCCAAACCGCCTGCCGCGCTCGAGACCGAGCTTCGCCACCGCGCCCAGGTGCGCGGCTGGCTCTACGTGATGCTGGCCGTGCTGATCGCGCTCGTCATCGTCGGCGGCGCGACGCGGCTGACCGATTCCGGCCTCTCCATCACCGAGTGGAAGCCGATCCACGGCGTCATCCCGCCGATCGGGGAAGAGCAGTGGCAGGAGGAATTCGCCAAGTACCGGCAGATCCCGGAATACGAGCTGGTCAACAAGGGCATGAGCCTCGCCGAGTTCAAGGCGATCTTCTGGTGGGAATGGGCCCACCGGCTGCTGGCGCGCGGCGTCGGCCTCGTCTTCGCCCTGCCGCTCGCCTTCTTCTGGGCGACCGGCCGGCTCGACCCCCGCCTGAAGCTGCCGCTGACCGGCATCCTCGCGCTGGGCGGGCTGCAGGGCTTCATCGGCTGGTGGATGGTCTCGTCGGGCCTGACCGAGCGCGTCGATGTCAGCCACTACCGGTTGGCCGTCCACCTGATGATGGCGAGCTTCATCTTCGCCGCCTGCATGTGGGTGGCGCGCGGCATCGCCCCGCACGGCGCCGACCTGAAGCCGACCGCGCGCTCGGACCGGGTCGCCGGGCTGCTGGTGCTGCTGGTCTTCGTCCAGATCTATCTCGGCGCGCTGGTCGCCGGCCTCGATGCCGGTCTCGTCTTCAACGAGTGGCCGACCATGGACAACGGCTTCTTCCCGGCCTCGCAGTGGGACGCCGCGCTCGGCTGGCGCAACGTCCTCGACACCCCGGCCGTGGTCCAGTTCGTCCACCGCACCTTCGCCTATGTCGTCTGGCTGGCGGCGCTGGCCCATGCCGTGGCCGCCTGGCGCTGGGCGCCGGGATCGACCCATGCCCGCCGCGCGGTCCTGCTCCTCGTCCTCGTCACCATGCAGGCGGTGCTCGGCATCGTCACCCTGCTGACCTACGTGCCGATGGGCTGGGCGCTGCTGCACCAGGCGATGGCGCTGGTGGTGCTTGGCTTCGCCGTCGCCCACTGGCGCGGCCTGAAGGGCCCGCTGCCGCTCTCCGACGGCACGCCGCACCGGCTGGAAATGGTGGGCGTGCGGGACTGA
- a CDS encoding FkbM family methyltransferase yields the protein MLEIGAHIGTQTLQFAESGLFRKVISVEPVPDNLEALSHNVKINGLEETVTIVPCAIGEEPGTASMYFDTFNSGGHSLREPEGETGAQSVQVEVLDVARLLSTRANVPASDVGCLWIDAEGFEFEILRSVLNAGIRDALFNVEFTPRFYGERKKAEFIAFLETNFSSLHVVSDGRLVPARFDELFSAANHQDIVLVN from the coding sequence ATGCTCGAGATAGGTGCCCACATCGGAACTCAAACACTTCAGTTTGCTGAATCGGGTCTGTTCCGGAAAGTGATTTCCGTTGAGCCGGTGCCCGACAATCTCGAGGCTCTATCGCATAACGTAAAAATCAATGGCCTCGAGGAAACTGTCACGATCGTACCCTGCGCGATCGGAGAGGAACCGGGTACGGCGTCCATGTATTTCGACACCTTCAATTCCGGCGGGCACAGCCTGCGGGAGCCGGAAGGGGAAACCGGTGCTCAATCGGTGCAGGTTGAGGTTCTCGACGTCGCCCGGCTCCTGTCAACGCGCGCGAACGTGCCCGCGAGCGACGTCGGCTGTCTCTGGATTGATGCCGAGGGATTCGAGTTCGAGATCCTGAGAAGCGTCCTGAATGCAGGTATTCGCGACGCCCTTTTCAATGTGGAGTTCACGCCACGGTTCTACGGAGAGCGGAAGAAGGCGGAATTCATCGCATTCCTTGAAACGAACTTCTCCTCGCTGCATGTGGTGTCTGACGGACGCTTGGTGCCGGCCCGTTTCGATGAACTGTTCTCGGCGGCGAATCATCAGGACATCGTTCTGGTGAACTGA
- a CDS encoding DUF2842 domain-containing protein produces MPQRLKRFIGMLLLLALVILYALVATTIATYRLAESPWYVHLAFFALSGLVWVLPAMGIISWMERKPKGGGATR; encoded by the coding sequence ATGCCCCAAAGGCTCAAACGATTCATCGGAATGCTGCTGCTGCTGGCGCTGGTGATTCTCTACGCGCTGGTCGCGACAACCATCGCCACCTACCGGCTGGCCGAAAGCCCGTGGTACGTCCACCTCGCCTTCTTCGCGCTGTCCGGCCTGGTGTGGGTGCTGCCCGCCATGGGAATCATAAGCTGGATGGAGCGCAAGCCGAAGGGCGGCGGCGCTACACGGTGA
- a CDS encoding glycosyltransferase family 4 protein, which yields MPNHESLRIIHVLRAPMGGLFRHVRDLAEAHAAEGHMVGVICDVPGTTGYNEEMAAGLASSLPLGLHRVGMRREIGIRDLAGAGELLRLIKSLQPDVLHGHGAKGGVYARALGSLVRAGRSRVARLYSPHGGSLHYDRASRSGQVYFRIERALERLTDHILFVAEYERRTYREKVGEPRCSWTVNYNGLRDTEFEPVKPVATPADFLFLGEMRMLKGPDLFLQALDKVRARGNPGVRAIMVGAGPDTSAIRSLADSLDLSGSVAFRPPMTAREAFSMARVFVMPSRAEALPYVTLEALAAGMPVIATAVGGIPEIFGTDSLALVAPDADDLAEKMAAAIADPAGYSATMPDRDTLTARFSARAMADTAMQAYRSALALRR from the coding sequence ATGCCCAATCATGAATCCTTACGCATCATCCACGTGCTTCGCGCACCGATGGGAGGGCTGTTTCGACATGTGCGGGACTTGGCCGAAGCCCATGCAGCCGAAGGGCACATGGTTGGCGTGATCTGCGACGTTCCCGGCACGACGGGATACAATGAGGAGATGGCCGCCGGCCTGGCTTCATCGCTTCCACTCGGTCTGCACCGCGTAGGAATGCGGCGCGAAATCGGCATTCGCGATCTGGCCGGCGCCGGGGAATTGTTGAGACTGATAAAGAGCTTGCAACCGGATGTCCTGCATGGACATGGCGCAAAAGGTGGCGTGTACGCCCGCGCACTCGGTTCGCTTGTACGGGCAGGAAGGTCTCGCGTAGCCCGTCTCTATTCACCCCATGGGGGAAGCCTGCACTACGACCGGGCATCCCGGTCGGGGCAGGTGTATTTTCGCATAGAACGCGCCCTGGAACGGCTCACCGATCACATACTTTTCGTCGCCGAGTACGAACGGCGAACCTATCGCGAAAAAGTCGGCGAGCCGCGCTGTTCCTGGACCGTCAACTATAACGGATTGCGCGACACCGAATTTGAACCCGTCAAGCCGGTGGCCACACCCGCCGACTTTCTCTTTCTTGGCGAAATGCGCATGCTGAAAGGTCCCGACCTGTTCCTTCAGGCATTGGACAAGGTTAGAGCCCGCGGCAATCCGGGTGTTCGCGCGATAATGGTCGGCGCCGGTCCGGACACATCTGCGATCAGATCCTTGGCTGACAGTCTGGATCTTTCAGGCAGTGTCGCGTTTCGTCCGCCAATGACTGCGCGCGAAGCCTTTTCCATGGCGCGGGTCTTCGTCATGCCATCTCGCGCCGAAGCCCTACCCTATGTGACACTCGAAGCCCTGGCGGCGGGAATGCCCGTTATCGCCACTGCCGTCGGCGGCATCCCGGAGATTTTCGGAACAGACAGCCTTGCGCTAGTCGCTCCCGACGCAGACGATTTGGCCGAAAAAATGGCCGCAGCGATTGCTGATCCCGCTGGATACTCCGCGACCATGCCTGACCGGGATACGCTGACCGCGCGGTTCTCGGCCCGGGCAATGGCCGACACTGCCATGCAGGCCTATCGCTCCGCCCTGGCGCTCCGAAGGTAA
- a CDS encoding GNAT family N-acetyltransferase codes for MVDAHIPAFPDRVAAAPDCTAIRPRFHTDREAALAAVDSLPADIICSGYQRPDFLRAWLHHSPHEPLFVTLSAPGRGPVLLPLERACGRIFCFVGGHHANANFPVGRAEDIAALAAAGETAIVAALRAGGSHGHAIALERQLPDYRGVRNPFVFEGSTVSPDPALSLSLEGGFDAVLSRHNAKKRRKRFRSQERALEAIGGYRFVSSVAVEDIPETLDLYFTIKARQFEENGVHNDFADPHVREFFTELFVEGARTNPKGRTIKAIEAEGKTIAIQGCSIHDGRITVEFCSYDPDYARYVPGELLFYLAIREAAETGLDIFDFSVGDARHKRTWSEFEVWHRDTIIPLNTIGVLVGMMIRARNGAVRTIKRDPTMWKAAKVLRKHLPFIG; via the coding sequence ATGGTTGACGCCCATATTCCGGCATTCCCCGACCGCGTGGCCGCCGCACCCGACTGCACCGCCATTCGCCCCCGGTTCCACACCGATCGCGAGGCTGCACTCGCAGCGGTTGATTCACTTCCCGCGGACATCATCTGTTCGGGATACCAGCGCCCCGACTTTCTCCGTGCATGGTTGCATCACTCTCCGCACGAACCCCTCTTCGTGACACTGTCCGCGCCCGGCAGAGGCCCCGTCCTCCTGCCGCTGGAAAGGGCCTGCGGCAGAATCTTCTGCTTTGTCGGTGGGCACCATGCCAACGCGAACTTCCCCGTCGGACGCGCCGAGGACATCGCCGCGCTCGCTGCCGCCGGCGAGACGGCCATCGTTGCCGCGCTTCGCGCCGGCGGCAGTCACGGGCATGCCATCGCGCTGGAGCGGCAGTTGCCGGACTATCGCGGCGTGCGGAACCCATTTGTGTTCGAAGGATCGACCGTCAGCCCCGATCCGGCCCTGTCATTGTCACTCGAGGGGGGCTTCGACGCCGTCCTTTCCCGCCACAACGCCAAGAAACGGCGCAAGCGCTTTCGCAGCCAGGAAAGGGCGCTGGAGGCCATCGGCGGATACCGATTCGTATCCTCCGTTGCGGTTGAAGACATACCGGAAACGCTGGACCTGTATTTCACGATCAAGGCAAGACAGTTCGAGGAAAACGGCGTTCACAACGACTTCGCCGATCCCCATGTACGCGAATTCTTCACCGAACTGTTCGTCGAGGGCGCCCGCACGAATCCCAAGGGCCGCACGATAAAAGCCATCGAGGCCGAAGGGAAAACCATTGCCATCCAGGGATGTTCGATACACGACGGGCGGATCACCGTTGAATTCTGTTCATACGATCCCGATTACGCCCGATACGTGCCGGGCGAACTGCTGTTCTACCTGGCCATTCGCGAAGCCGCGGAAACGGGGCTCGACATCTTCGATTTCAGCGTCGGCGATGCCCGTCACAAGAGAACGTGGAGCGAGTTCGAGGTCTGGCACCGCGACACAATCATTCCGCTGAACACGATCGGCGTGCTTGTCGGCATGATGATAAGGGCTCGAAACGGCGCAGTGCGGACCATCAAGCGCGATCCGACGATGTGGAAGGCAGCGAAGGTGCTGCGCAAGCACCTTCCCTTCATAGGCTAG